CGAACGGCACGCGCAGGATCGAGGCGAAGATCGGCACGGTGGAAAGCACGAGCACGAGGCCGACGACATTGCCGAGATACATCGAGGCGATCAGGCCCCAGACGAAGTCCTTGTGCTCCACGAACAGCAGCGGGCCGGGATTGAGGCCCCACACCATCAGGCCGCCGAGCAGGATCGCCGCGGTGCCCGAGCCGGGGATGCCGAGCGCCAGCATCGGCAACAGCGCCGCCGTGCCTGAGGCATGCGCTGCGGTCTCAGGCGCGAACACGCCCTCAATGCGTCCCTTGCCAAAACTGTCCGGATTCTTGGAGAATCGCTTGGCGAGGTTGTAGCCCATGAAGGAGGCCGCGATCGCGCCGCCCGGCGTGATGCCGAGCCAGCAGCCGATCACCGAGGAACGCAGCAGGGTCATCCAGTATTTCGGCAGGTCCTTCCAGACGGCGAGCACCGTGCGCAAGGAGATCGCGGCGGCGTGACCGCGCAGCGCCAGGCGTTCCTCCATCGTCAGCAGGATCTCGCTGATGCCGAACAGGCCGATGACCGCGACCAGGAAGTTGATGCCGCGCAACAGATCGGTCGAGCCGAAGGTCATCCGCAACTGACCGGACACGGTGTCCATGCCGACGCCGGCAAGCAGCAGGCCGAGCGCCATCGCAATGACCGTCTTGTGCTTGTCCTCGCGTCCCAAGCCCACGAATGAGCAGAAGGTCAGGAGATACACGGCGAAGAATTCAGGCGGACCGAACTTCAACGCAAACGACGAGATCCAGGGCGCCAGGAAGGTGATCAGCATCACCGCGACCAGCGAGCCGATGAACGACGAGGTGAAGGCGGCCGTCAGCGCCTCCGCCGCCTTGCCCTGCTGCGCCATCGGATAGCCGTCGAAAGTGGTCGCCACCGACCACGCCTCGCCGGGAATGTTGAACAGGATCGAGGTGATGGCGCCGCCGAACAGCGCGCCCCAGTAGATGCAGGACAGCATCACGATGGCCGAGGTCGGGTCCATCGAGAAGGTCAGCGGCAGCAGGATGGCGACGCCGTTGGGCCCCCCCAGCCCGGGCAGCACGCCGACGAAGACGCCGAGCACGAGCCCAACCATCATCAGCAGCAGCGTCTTCCAGGTCAGGAGGACCGCGAACCCGTGCAGCAGCAGACCCAAGGCTTCCATGATTTCATTCCAACTGTTTCCTCGTCATTGCGAGCGCAGCGAAGCAATCCAGAGTCGAGTGCGCAGCCCTGGATTGCGTCGTCGCGTTGCTCCTCGCAATGACGGCGGAGAGACCGGTGTCAGTACCCGAACGCCGCTTCGAGCGGGCCCTTCGGCATGATCACGTCGAACACGACATCGAACGTCACGAACATCACGGCGCTGAACAGGAACGCCGTGAGCAGCGATTTCCAGATCGCGATCTTGCCGACGAGACGCATGAACCCGGCGATGAGCAGGAAGCTCGCGACATAGATGCCGAGAAACTGCATGGCGATGCAGAACAGCAGCGTCGGCACGAACACCGCCATCACACGGCGCAGCTGCGCGCGCGTCACGAAGGTCTCGACCGCTTCTTTGCTGGACAGAAACGCCGCGCCGATCCCGTAAAGGCTGGCGCCGCCGAGGATCACCGACAGATAGAACGGAAAGTAGCCGGGCTCCGGACCGGTCGAGTCCCAGGACGCGCCGGTCCGCCAATTGTCCCAGGCGAGTACGGCCGCGAGCGCGAGCAGCAGCAGCGAGACCGCGACGTCGACGGTCCGGGTGGAGGTGACGGCCGGAGAATTCTCCTCCGGCGCGGTCGGATCGTCGACGGCAATCTCGAGCTCAGCGTTGGACATCGATCCTCCTCATCCCCTCGCCCCGCCCAGCCTCACTTGGCGACGAAGCCGGCTTCCGTCATCAGCTGCTTGTTGAGCGAGCCGTCCTCTTCGAGGAACTGCAGCATGTCCTTGCCGGTGAGGAAGATCGGCTTCAGCGCCTGCTTCTCCATGTAGTCCTTGTACTCCGGTGTCTGCACCAGCTTGCTGAACAGGTCGACGTAGAACTCCTGCTGTTCCTGCGTCACCTTGCCCGGCAGGAACATCGCGCGCAGCATCAGGTATTGCACGTCCAGCCCCTCCTCCTTGCAGGTCGGAATGTCGTTCCAGGACTGCGTCTCCGTGACCTTGGTCGTGTAGGAGATGCGCTCCTTGTCGAACACGCAGAGCGGACGCACCTGGCCGGCGCGCCAGACTTCGAGATTCTCGGAAGGATTGTTGACGTTCGCTTCGGTGTGCCCGCCGACCAGTTGGGTCGCAGCCTCGCCGCCCGACTTGTAGGGCAGATAGGAGAACTTGGCTCCGGTCTTCTTCTCCATGAAGACCGTGAGCACGTGATCTTCGCGCTTGGAGCCGGTGCCGCCCAACTTGAACGGCGAGCTCGACGCCTTGGCAGCCTCGATGAACTCCTTCACCGTCTTGGGGCCGTTGACGTTGTCCCACAGCACGAACTGATCGAGTGCGATCACCGCGACCGGCGACAGCTCGTGCCAGTCGAACGGCAGCTTGGCCGACAGCGGCAGCATGTAGATCAGCGAATAGGCGATCAGGATCTTGTTCGGATCGCCGTCGCTGGACTTCATGTACATCAGGGCTTCGGCGCCCGACGCGCCGCCCTTCAGCGACACGACAACCGGCTGCTTCAGAAGATTGTTCTTCTGAATGGCAGCCTGCATCATCCGCGCCATCTGGTCTGATGCACCGCCAGCGCCTGCGGCGACGACAATCTCGACCGGCTTGGTCGGCTCCCAGCCGGCAAAGGCGGGCGCAGTTGCAAAAAAGGCCGCCGTTGCGGCCGCGATCTTGATGAGTTTGCGCACGTGTTTTCTTCCCCGTTCGAAGCGCCAGCTTGCATCCTACCAGGATACTGCTGGCTTATTGTGGTCAGTTCAAGAACACAAGCATGATGCGGCCTCATGTTCCTCGGCATAAGGTCGCAAGCACGGCATTGGACTACTTGCCTTTCCAATTCGGCGTCCGCTTGTTGAGGAACGCCTCCATCCCCTCGCGGAAATCCTCACTCATATAGGCGCGCAGGATCAAATCCTCGCCCTCGTCCCGCGACAGGGTCCGGCGAATGCGGCGCACCGCCTCCTTGGTCACCTCGAGGGTGATCGGCGCGTGCGAGGCGATGAGCCTCGCGGTCTCCAGCGCGCGTGTCTGCAGCGTCTCGACGTCAGGCACGATCTCGTTGAGCAGACCGAGCGCGAGCGCCTCCGGCGCCTCGACCAACCGTGCCTTGAAGATCAGATCCTTGGTGCGCGCCGGTCCGATCAAGGAGACCACGCGCGAGATGTTCGACATCGACAGGCAGTTGCCGAGCGTGCGCGCGATCGGAAAACCGATACGTGTCGTCTCGGTGCCGATGCGAATGTCGCAGCAGGCGGCAATGCCGGCGCCGCCGCCGGTGCAGGCGCCCGCGATCGCCGCAATCACCGGCACACGGCACAGCTCCAGGGTGCCGAGCACGCGGTCGATCCGCGCCTCGTAGTCGAGCGCATCCTGCGCCGTCTTGAAGGCGCGGAATTGCGAGATATCGGTGCCGGAGGCAAACGCCTTGTCGCCGGCCCCGGTCAGGATCAGCGCCTTGATCGACCGGTCGGCATTGATGGCCTCGCAGATCGAGGCCATCCGGTCGTACATCGCGAAGGTCATCGCGTTGCGCGCCTGCGGCCGGTTGAAGGTGATCTTGGCGATGCCGTCGTCGACGGCATAGATCAGATCGTCGGAGCCGGTCACAGGCGCGGTCATCAGGCCACCTTCGGGATTGGCGCCGCCTCGCGCGCCTTCAGGACGTCCATTGCCGCGAGCACGCCACCGGCACGATGCGGCACATTGGCGAGCGCAAGGCCCATCTCGACGCCGGCGAGCGTCCCCATCAGCATCAGGTCGTTGAAATGACCGATGTGGCCGATGCGGAAGACCTTGCCCTTGATCTTGTTGAGGCCGGTGCCGAGCGACATGTCGAAGTTTTCCAGCACCGTCTTGCGGAACTGATCGGCGTCGTGGCCTTCGGGCATGACCACGCCGGTCAGCGCCGGCGAATGCGCCTGCGGATCGGCGCATTGCGTGTCGAGGCCCCACGCCTTCACGGCGGCGCGCGTCGCAAGGCTGTGGCGGCGGTGGCGGGCGAACACGTTCTCGTGCCCCTCCTCCTCCAGCATCTTCAGCGCCTCGTTGAGGCCCATCAGCAGATTGCAGGCCGGCGTGTACGGGAAGGTGCCGAGCTTGTTGAAGGTGATGATCTCCTGCCAGTCCCAGTAGGAGCGCATGCCGGGATTGGCCTTGGCGGCGGCGAGCGCCTTCTCCGAGACGGCGTTGAAGCCGAGGCCCGGCGGCAGCATCAGGCCCTTCTGCGAGCCCGCGACGGAGACGTCGATGCCCCAGGCGTCGTGCTCATACTCCATCGAGCCGAGGCCGGAGATGGTGTCGACCATCAGGAGTGCCGGGTGGCCGGACCGGTCGAGCGCCTTGCGCACCTCGAGCGGCGGCGTCAGGCAGCCGGTCGAGGTCTCGTTGTGCACGACGCAGACGGCCTTGATCTTGTGCGCCTTGTCGTCGACCAGACGCTGCTCGATCGCCGCGATGTCGGCGCCATGACGCCAGTCGCCGGGGATGAAGTCGACGTCGAGCTTGAACTTGTCGGCGATGCCCCGCCACAGCACAGCGAACTGGCCGGTCTCAACCATCAGCACCCTGTCGCCGGGCGCGAGCGCGTTGACGATCGCGGCTTCCCACGCGCCGGTGCCCGACGACGGATAGATGATCACCGGCTGCTTGGTGCGGAAGATGCGCTGGCTGGCCGCCAGCACGGCGAAGCCGAGCTCGGCGAACTCGGGGCCGCGGTGGTCCAGCGTCGGCATGTCCATCGCGCGCAGCACGCGGTCGGGCACGTTGGTCGGCCCCGGAATCTGAAGAAAATGCCGTCCCGTGTGCACAGTCATTGGCGTCCATCCCCGGTCATTTGGTTGGTGCGCGGACGTGGCATGCCACGCGCTGGCCGCGCTTTTCTCCCGCCGGACCGCTGGCGTCAACAAAGAAGACGCAAGCACCGATCGCTTCGGGCCGACATCCCTCAGATGCACACAAACCCCCTTCTTCTGTGCAGTGCGGCATAGCGGGACGCCCCAGCTTGCTGCACGCGGTTTGGCCTCATTTCACCGCCGCAAGCTGGCGCGGCGCATTGCCCTGCGATGGCTCATCCAGCAGTACCATCGCGGCATCGACACCGCCCGCGCGATGCGGCACGCCGGCCGCACGCAGCCCCATCTCGACTCCGCTCAGCGCCGCCATCAGGGTCAGCGCATTGCACTCGCCGAGATGGCCGATGCGGAACACCTTGCCCGCGACCTTGGACAGGCCCGAGCCGAGCGACATGTTGTAATTGTCGAGCACGACCTGTCGGAACTGATCGGCGTCATGGCCCGGCGGCATCAGCACGGCGGTCAGCACCGGGGAAAAATCCTTCGGCTCCTGGCACAGCACCTCGAGACCCCAATGCTCGACCGCGGCGCGGGTCGCGGCCGCAAGCCGCTGGTGGCGCGCGAACACCTGGTCGAGCCCCTCCTCGAGCAGCATCGCAATCGCTTCGCGCAGGCCATAGAGCAGGTTCGTTGCCGGGGTATAGGGGAAGAAGCCGTTCGCGTTCAGCTTCAGCATGTCCTCCCAGTCCCAGAACGAGCGCGGCATCTTGTTGGCCTTGGCAACAAGGCGCGCCTTGTCCGAGACGGCGTTGAAGCCGAGCCCCGGCGGCAGCATGAAGCCCTTCTGCGAGCAGGATACGGCGACATCGACCTTCCACTCGTCGAAGCGGAAGTCGGCCGAGGCGAGACCGGAGATGGTGTCGACCATCAGCAGCGCCGGATGCCTGGCGCGGTCGATCGCGGCGCGCACCTCACCGATCCGGCTGGTCGCGCCGGTCGAGGTTTCGTTGTGCACGACCATCACCGCCTTGAGCCGATGACCGGCGTCGGCGACCAACGCCTCCTCGATGACGGCAGGGTCGACGCCACGGCGCCAGTCGCCGGGAATGAAGTCGACCTCGATTCCCCACCGCGCCGCCATCTGCCGCCACAGCGTGGCGAAGTGGCCGGTCTCGACCATCAGCACCTTGTCGCCCGGCGACAACGTGTTGACGATGGCAGCCTCCCATGCGCCGGTGCCCGAGGACGGATAGATGATCACCGGGCTCGTGGTCTTGAAGATCGCCTGCGAGCCGCCGAGCACGGCCTTGCCGAGTTCGGCGAACTCGGCGCTGCGGTGATCGATCACCGGCATATCCATCGCCCGCAGCACCCGCTCGGGCACCGGACTCGGGCCCGGAATATGCAAAAAATGACGGCCTTGGGGACGGGTCACGACAGAGCTCCGGGCAACGACGGCATTCTGGCACCCATGATTGCATTCAATCTTTCAGCATGCAAGAGCTTAACCGCATGCACGTATGAGGTCGACCACATCTGTAACTACCGCTACAATGCGTAAGATGAGTTCCACGATTCCCGATATCGAGACGCCACCCTTGGCAGGGCCAAGTGGTCGATCCGTGCCTGCGCGGGACGAGACCTCGCTGCATGACGAGATCCTGGCGCGGCTGCGCGACTACATCGTCGAGGGCCATGTCGCCGACGGCGGACGCCTGTCCGAGCGGCAGCTTTGCGAAATGCTGGGGGTGTCCCGCACCCCCTTGCGCGAAGCGCTCAAGGTGCTCGCAGC
This region of Bradyrhizobium sp. SZCCHNS1050 genomic DNA includes:
- a CDS encoding tripartite tricarboxylate transporter TctB family protein — encoded protein: MSNAELEIAVDDPTAPEENSPAVTSTRTVDVAVSLLLLALAAVLAWDNWRTGASWDSTGPEPGYFPFYLSVILGGASLYGIGAAFLSSKEAVETFVTRAQLRRVMAVFVPTLLFCIAMQFLGIYVASFLLIAGFMRLVGKIAIWKSLLTAFLFSAVMFVTFDVVFDVIMPKGPLEAAFGY
- a CDS encoding tripartite tricarboxylate transporter permease — protein: MEALGLLLHGFAVLLTWKTLLLMMVGLVLGVFVGVLPGLGGPNGVAILLPLTFSMDPTSAIVMLSCIYWGALFGGAITSILFNIPGEAWSVATTFDGYPMAQQGKAAEALTAAFTSSFIGSLVAVMLITFLAPWISSFALKFGPPEFFAVYLLTFCSFVGLGREDKHKTVIAMALGLLLAGVGMDTVSGQLRMTFGSTDLLRGINFLVAVIGLFGISEILLTMEERLALRGHAAAISLRTVLAVWKDLPKYWMTLLRSSVIGCWLGITPGGAIAASFMGYNLAKRFSKNPDSFGKGRIEGVFAPETAAHASGTAALLPMLALGIPGSGTAAILLGGLMVWGLNPGPLLFVEHKDFVWGLIASMYLGNVVGLVLVLSTVPIFASILRVPFAAVAPMIVVSCAIGAYAIQNAMFDVWLMLGFGVVGYVFKKIKIPLAPFTLALVLGSRAEDAFRQSMIISGGNMKVFWANGLVGTITTLAIVLLFWPLIDRVIATFSKSGAPAAKAEA
- a CDS encoding enoyl-CoA hydratase/isomerase family protein; this encodes MTAPVTGSDDLIYAVDDGIAKITFNRPQARNAMTFAMYDRMASICEAINADRSIKALILTGAGDKAFASGTDISQFRAFKTAQDALDYEARIDRVLGTLELCRVPVIAAIAGACTGGGAGIAACCDIRIGTETTRIGFPIARTLGNCLSMSNISRVVSLIGPARTKDLIFKARLVEAPEALALGLLNEIVPDVETLQTRALETARLIASHAPITLEVTKEAVRRIRRTLSRDEGEDLILRAYMSEDFREGMEAFLNKRTPNWKGK
- a CDS encoding tripartite tricarboxylate transporter substrate binding protein, which translates into the protein MRKLIKIAAATAAFFATAPAFAGWEPTKPVEIVVAAGAGGASDQMARMMQAAIQKNNLLKQPVVVSLKGGASGAEALMYMKSSDGDPNKILIAYSLIYMLPLSAKLPFDWHELSPVAVIALDQFVLWDNVNGPKTVKEFIEAAKASSSPFKLGGTGSKREDHVLTVFMEKKTGAKFSYLPYKSGGEAATQLVGGHTEANVNNPSENLEVWRAGQVRPLCVFDKERISYTTKVTETQSWNDIPTCKEEGLDVQYLMLRAMFLPGKVTQEQQEFYVDLFSKLVQTPEYKDYMEKQALKPIFLTGKDMLQFLEEDGSLNKQLMTEAGFVAK
- a CDS encoding alanine--glyoxylate aminotransferase family protein codes for the protein MTRPQGRHFLHIPGPSPVPERVLRAMDMPVIDHRSAEFAELGKAVLGGSQAIFKTTSPVIIYPSSGTGAWEAAIVNTLSPGDKVLMVETGHFATLWRQMAARWGIEVDFIPGDWRRGVDPAVIEEALVADAGHRLKAVMVVHNETSTGATSRIGEVRAAIDRARHPALLMVDTISGLASADFRFDEWKVDVAVSCSQKGFMLPPGLGFNAVSDKARLVAKANKMPRSFWDWEDMLKLNANGFFPYTPATNLLYGLREAIAMLLEEGLDQVFARHQRLAAATRAAVEHWGLEVLCQEPKDFSPVLTAVLMPPGHDADQFRQVVLDNYNMSLGSGLSKVAGKVFRIGHLGECNALTLMAALSGVEMGLRAAGVPHRAGGVDAAMVLLDEPSQGNAPRQLAAVK
- a CDS encoding pyridoxal-phosphate-dependent aminotransferase family protein, whose translation is MTVHTGRHFLQIPGPTNVPDRVLRAMDMPTLDHRGPEFAELGFAVLAASQRIFRTKQPVIIYPSSGTGAWEAAIVNALAPGDRVLMVETGQFAVLWRGIADKFKLDVDFIPGDWRHGADIAAIEQRLVDDKAHKIKAVCVVHNETSTGCLTPPLEVRKALDRSGHPALLMVDTISGLGSMEYEHDAWGIDVSVAGSQKGLMLPPGLGFNAVSEKALAAAKANPGMRSYWDWQEIITFNKLGTFPYTPACNLLMGLNEALKMLEEEGHENVFARHRRHSLATRAAVKAWGLDTQCADPQAHSPALTGVVMPEGHDADQFRKTVLENFDMSLGTGLNKIKGKVFRIGHIGHFNDLMLMGTLAGVEMGLALANVPHRAGGVLAAMDVLKAREAAPIPKVA